A single window of Cupriavidus pauculus DNA harbors:
- a CDS encoding DUF2188 domain-containing protein — MANRGIHVVPSGEGWAVEVPDGGAHSIFVTQEEAIAAGTELAKREKAELLIHGRDGRIRVRESFCHGRPVHRG, encoded by the coding sequence ATGGCGAACCGAGGCATCCATGTGGTGCCCTCAGGCGAGGGATGGGCGGTCGAAGTGCCGGATGGCGGCGCGCACTCTATCTTCGTAACGCAGGAGGAAGCCATCGCGGCAGGTACCGAGCTGGCAAAACGCGAGAAGGCCGAGTTGCTCATCCATGGGCGCGATGGGCGAATCCGTGTAAGGGAATCTTTTTGCCATGGCCGGCCCGTTCATAGGGGCTAG
- a CDS encoding HU family DNA-binding protein translates to MATKKMAAPKPAAKKTAAPAKKAAAAKNAAAAPVAKPLKDTFNRTSLLAHLVEQTQLDKKTVQTVLAHLENTIVGAVHKKGAGEFTLPGLFKVSAVQVPATKKRFGKNPFTGQEQWFAAKPASVKVKVRPLKKLKDAAL, encoded by the coding sequence ATGGCAACGAAGAAGATGGCCGCCCCGAAACCTGCGGCAAAGAAAACGGCCGCCCCCGCAAAGAAGGCCGCAGCGGCCAAGAATGCAGCAGCCGCCCCAGTGGCGAAGCCGCTGAAGGACACGTTCAATAGGACCAGTCTGCTCGCACACTTGGTAGAACAAACCCAACTGGACAAGAAGACCGTTCAGACCGTGCTTGCTCACCTGGAGAACACGATCGTGGGCGCAGTGCACAAAAAGGGCGCAGGCGAATTCACCTTGCCGGGCCTCTTCAAGGTTTCTGCCGTCCAGGTGCCAGCAACAAAGAAGCGGTTCGGCAAGAATCCCTTCACGGGCCAGGAGCAGTGGTTCGCGGCCAAGCCTGCATCGGTGAAGGTGAAGGTGCGGCCCTTGAAGAAACTGAAGGACGCCGCGCTATAA
- a CDS encoding chromate transporter, translating into MLPTPPSNVVVPPPPERELPRYTLQQLVLYFLRLGALGFGGPVALAGYMHRDLVEQRGWVSDADYREGLALAQLAPGPLAAQLAIYLGYVHYRVTGATLVGIAFVLPSFLMVLALGWAYVRFNGLAWMQAVFYGVGAAVIGIIAISAYKLTRKSVGTDWLLWAIYLVLAVVTVVTESEMAWMFLAAGVLVWFWRAPPRWLRRGSLHAMAAVPVPAAAGALGYVDWPLLAQVGVFFAKAGAFVFGSGLAIVPFLYGGVVTEHQWLNDKQFVDAVAVAMITPGPVVITVGFIGYLVAGLPGACVAAGATFLPCYLFTVLPAPYFKKYGRLPAILAFVDGVTAAAIGAITGAVIVLARRSIIDLPTALLALAAVVLLLRFKKLSEPMIVAGAALIGLLVYPLLRH; encoded by the coding sequence ATGCTCCCGACGCCCCCGTCCAATGTGGTTGTTCCGCCGCCGCCCGAACGCGAGTTGCCGCGCTACACGCTGCAGCAGCTCGTGCTGTACTTCCTGCGGCTGGGCGCGCTGGGCTTCGGCGGGCCCGTGGCGCTGGCCGGCTACATGCACCGCGACCTCGTGGAGCAGCGCGGCTGGGTGTCCGATGCCGACTACCGCGAAGGGCTGGCGCTGGCGCAACTGGCGCCGGGCCCGCTCGCGGCGCAGCTTGCGATCTATTTGGGCTATGTGCACTACCGCGTCACGGGCGCCACGCTGGTGGGCATCGCGTTCGTTCTGCCATCGTTCCTGATGGTGCTGGCGCTGGGCTGGGCGTACGTGCGGTTTAACGGCTTGGCGTGGATGCAGGCAGTGTTCTACGGCGTGGGCGCCGCCGTGATCGGCATCATCGCCATCAGCGCCTACAAGCTGACCCGCAAGAGCGTGGGGACCGACTGGCTGCTATGGGCGATCTACCTCGTGCTGGCCGTCGTCACGGTGGTCACCGAATCGGAGATGGCGTGGATGTTCCTGGCCGCCGGCGTCCTGGTCTGGTTCTGGCGCGCGCCGCCGCGCTGGCTGCGGCGCGGCAGCCTGCACGCCATGGCGGCGGTGCCGGTGCCGGCGGCCGCCGGGGCGCTGGGCTACGTCGACTGGCCGCTGCTGGCGCAGGTCGGCGTGTTCTTTGCCAAGGCGGGCGCGTTCGTGTTCGGCTCGGGCCTTGCCATCGTCCCGTTCCTGTATGGCGGCGTGGTGACCGAGCACCAGTGGCTGAACGACAAGCAGTTTGTCGACGCGGTGGCCGTGGCCATGATTACCCCGGGGCCGGTGGTGATCACCGTGGGATTCATCGGCTATCTCGTGGCGGGGCTGCCCGGCGCCTGCGTGGCGGCGGGGGCCACCTTCCTGCCCTGCTACCTGTTCACCGTGCTACCGGCGCCGTACTTCAAGAAGTACGGCCGGCTGCCGGCCATCCTGGCGTTCGTGGACGGCGTCACCGCAGCCGCCATCGGCGCCATCACCGGCGCCGTGATCGTGCTGGCCAGGCGCTCGATCATCGACCTGCCGACGGCGCTGCTGGCCTTGGCCGCCGTCGTGCTGCTGTTGCGGTTCAAGAAACTGTCCGAACCGATGATCGTCGCGGGTGCGGCGCTGATCGGTCTGTTAGTCTACCCATTGTTGCGGCATTGA
- a CDS encoding chromate resistance protein ChrB domain-containing protein, giving the protein MNSLSNSQAWRLLVVSLPTSAATARMRLWRGVKALGAAALRDGVYLLPDLPGLQDALQALAADAAGEDGRVWVLSVYATDMEQESSYRALFDRTSDYATWTQELATARAAIGDADEAELLRLARRYARSLEAIRRIDYFPDAASRRADAHWRDFHGAIDRLLSPGEPQGARGSTPRRDPGQYQGRHWATRRHLWVDRVASAWLILRHIDPHATFLWLEDVRDCPADALGFDFDGATFTHIGDRVTFEVLVSSFGLDEDRALSRIGQMVHALDVGGIPVAEASGFEAVLAGARERLSDDTALLDEIGRVLDSLYAHFARPRLR; this is encoded by the coding sequence ATGAATTCGCTATCCAATTCGCAGGCATGGCGGCTACTCGTCGTCAGCCTGCCGACGTCGGCCGCTACCGCCCGCATGCGCCTCTGGCGCGGCGTCAAGGCATTGGGCGCCGCCGCATTACGTGACGGCGTCTACTTGCTGCCTGACCTCCCCGGACTCCAGGATGCCTTGCAGGCCCTGGCCGCCGATGCTGCGGGGGAGGATGGCAGAGTCTGGGTGCTGTCGGTCTACGCCACGGACATGGAGCAGGAAAGTAGCTATCGCGCACTGTTCGACCGGACCAGCGACTACGCGACGTGGACGCAGGAGCTTGCTACGGCCCGGGCCGCCATCGGCGACGCCGACGAGGCAGAACTGCTGCGTCTGGCGCGCCGGTACGCCCGATCGCTCGAAGCCATCCGCCGGATCGACTACTTCCCCGATGCGGCATCCCGACGCGCTGACGCCCACTGGCGCGACTTCCATGGTGCCATCGACCGCCTGCTGTCCCCGGGAGAGCCTCAGGGCGCGCGCGGCAGCACTCCGCGCCGCGACCCGGGGCAGTACCAGGGCCGGCATTGGGCGACCCGGCGCCACCTGTGGGTAGACCGCGTGGCCAGTGCCTGGCTGATTCTGCGGCATATCGATCCACACGCCACGTTCCTGTGGCTGGAAGATGTCCGGGACTGCCCTGCAGACGCGCTCGGGTTCGATTTCGACGGTGCCACATTCACGCACATCGGCGACCGGGTCACGTTCGAGGTACTGGTGTCCAGCTTTGGCCTTGACGAGGACCGGGCGTTGTCCCGCATCGGGCAGATGGTGCATGCACTCGACGTCGGCGGCATCCCTGTGGCGGAGGCCAGCGGTTTCGAGGCCGTGTTGGCCGGCGCACGCGAACGATTGTCCGACGACACGGCGCTGCTTGACGAAATCGGTCGGGTCCTCGACTCGCTGTACGCCCACTTCGCTCGTCCCCGCCTGCGCTAA
- a CDS encoding L-dopachrome tautomerase-related protein gives MNSTLNDGTWARYTRGLLVGAVTTAAAWLTPLGASLAAAPSPALEAVAIFNGAMPTGVTVAEGGRIFVNFPRWGDDVPFTVGELRDGQVRAYPDAAVNKPDNSRPGDTFLSVQSVVADGQGRVWVLDTGAPNFSNPAPGGAKLVAIDLKTDQIAKTIVFPPDVMLDRTYVNDMRFDLRIGRSGVAYITDSSLSGTGGLIVVDLDTGKAVRRLTGHPSTSADPSFRPVVEGKPMQARDASGNISPFTVASDGIALSPDGKTLYYSPLSSRHLYSVPTAMLRDPTLTDAQIGKAVSDLGEKGASDGLESDANGTVYASDYENNAIRTLGTSGTWKTLVQDDRLLWPDTLSVGPDGYLYVTANQLHRQAGFQGGKDMRVKPYVLYRLHIGVKPAPTR, from the coding sequence ATGAACTCAACACTGAACGACGGAACTTGGGCTCGCTACACTCGGGGACTGCTAGTGGGCGCTGTCACCACGGCGGCGGCCTGGCTGACTCCGCTCGGCGCTTCCCTTGCCGCAGCCCCATCACCAGCTTTGGAAGCTGTCGCAATATTCAACGGAGCCATGCCCACCGGCGTCACGGTCGCCGAAGGCGGCCGGATCTTCGTCAACTTTCCGCGCTGGGGCGATGATGTCCCGTTCACCGTCGGAGAGCTTCGGGACGGCCAGGTGCGCGCATACCCCGATGCAGCAGTCAATAAACCCGACAATTCGCGGCCAGGGGACACCTTCCTCAGTGTTCAAAGCGTGGTGGCCGACGGCCAGGGGCGGGTCTGGGTACTTGATACCGGGGCTCCGAATTTCTCCAACCCAGCCCCAGGCGGAGCCAAGCTGGTCGCAATCGACCTGAAAACTGACCAGATTGCAAAGACCATCGTCTTCCCTCCCGACGTCATGCTTGATCGGACCTACGTCAATGACATGCGCTTCGACTTGCGCATCGGGAGGTCCGGCGTCGCGTATATCACGGATTCTTCGCTCTCCGGCACCGGGGGACTGATCGTAGTAGACCTGGACACGGGTAAGGCTGTCCGCCGCCTCACTGGCCATCCTTCGACGTCGGCTGATCCATCGTTCCGCCCGGTCGTTGAAGGCAAGCCAATGCAAGCGCGAGACGCTTCCGGCAATATCAGCCCGTTTACCGTGGCCTCCGACGGCATTGCGTTAAGCCCGGATGGCAAGACGCTTTACTACTCTCCACTATCCAGCCGACATCTCTATTCGGTGCCGACCGCCATGCTGCGCGATCCGACATTGACGGACGCGCAGATCGGAAAGGCGGTCTCAGACCTTGGCGAGAAAGGCGCATCCGACGGGTTGGAGTCTGATGCTAATGGCACGGTCTACGCCAGCGACTATGAAAACAATGCCATCCGAACATTAGGCACGTCCGGTACGTGGAAAACTCTTGTGCAGGATGACCGGCTACTTTGGCCCGACACGCTTTCGGTTGGCCCAGACGGCTATCTTTATGTCACGGCCAACCAGTTGCATCGCCAGGCGGGATTTCAAGGCGGTAAGGATATGCGCGTGAAGCCCTACGTGCTGTACCGGCTGCACATTGGAGTAAAGCCTGCGCCTACTCGTTGA
- a CDS encoding efflux RND transporter permease subunit, translating into MSPGRFNLSALAVRERAVTLFLICLISLAGIVSFFKLGRAEDPAFTVKVMTIITAWPGATAQEMQDQVAEKIEKRMQELRWYDRTETYTRPGLAFTTLTLLDSTPPSEVQDEFYQARKKVGDEIANLPPGVIGPLVNDEYADVTFALFALKAKGEPQRMLVRDAETLRQRLLHVPGVKKVNIIGEQSERIYVEFSHDRLATLGVSPQDVFAALNSQNALTAAGFVETKGPQVFIRLDGAFDGLQKIRDTPVVSQGRTLKLSDIATVKRGYEDPATFTVRNGGQPALLMGIVMREGWNGLDLGKALDKEVGTINAEMPLGMSLTKVTDQSVNISAAVDEFMLKFFAALLVVMLVSFVSMGWRAGMVVAAAVPLTLAVVFVVMAATGKNFDRITLGSLILALGLLVDDAIIAIEMMVVKMEEGYSRVAASAYAWSHTAAPMLSGTLVTAVGFMPNGFARSTAGEYTSNMFWIVGIALIASWVVAVVFTPYLGVKMLPDFKKVEGGHDAIYDTPRYNRFRALLGRVIARKWLVAASVVGLFVFAILGMAVVKKQFFPISDRPEVLVEVQMPYGTSINQTSAATAKLETWLAKQKEARIVTAYVGQGAPRFYLAMGPELPDPSFAKIVIRTDSQEERDALKQRMRKAIANGLAPEARVRVTQLVFGPYSPFPVAYRVTGPEAETLRRIASDVQQVMDASPMMRTVNTDWGVRVPALHFTLQQDRLQAVGLSSSAVAQQLQFLLNGIPVTTVREDIRTVQVTARSAGEARLDPARIADFTLAGANGQRIPLSQVGKIDVRMEEPIIRRRDRMPTITVRGDIADGLQPPDVSTAISKQLQPIIDKLPGGYRIEQAGSIEESGKATKAMLPLFPIMLAVTLLILIFQVRSIPAMVMVFLTSPLGLIGVVPTLILFGQPFGINALVGLIALSGILMRNTLILIGQIQHNKDEGLDPFRAVVEATVQRARPVILTALAAILAFIPLTHSVFWGALAYTLIGGTFAGTILTLVFLPAMYSIWFRIHPSNAADARRARHSAMKSDGQLLPE; encoded by the coding sequence GTGAGCCCCGGACGTTTCAATCTATCGGCACTCGCCGTGCGTGAGCGTGCCGTTACGTTGTTCCTCATCTGCCTGATCTCGCTGGCAGGCATCGTTTCCTTCTTCAAGCTGGGCCGTGCTGAAGATCCGGCGTTTACCGTGAAGGTCATGACGATCATTACGGCATGGCCGGGCGCCACCGCGCAGGAAATGCAGGACCAGGTGGCCGAGAAGATCGAAAAGCGCATGCAGGAGCTGCGCTGGTATGACCGCACGGAGACCTACACCCGGCCGGGGCTGGCGTTTACCACGTTGACCCTGCTGGACAGCACGCCACCATCGGAAGTGCAGGACGAGTTCTATCAGGCGCGCAAGAAGGTGGGCGACGAGATCGCCAACCTGCCGCCCGGCGTGATCGGGCCGCTGGTCAACGACGAGTATGCGGACGTGACCTTTGCATTGTTCGCGCTCAAGGCCAAGGGCGAGCCGCAACGCATGCTCGTGCGTGACGCGGAGACGCTACGCCAGCGGCTATTGCACGTGCCCGGCGTAAAGAAGGTCAACATCATCGGTGAGCAGTCGGAGCGCATCTACGTCGAGTTTTCACATGACAGGCTCGCGACGCTCGGCGTGAGTCCGCAAGACGTCTTCGCCGCCCTGAACAGCCAGAATGCCCTGACGGCAGCGGGTTTTGTGGAAACGAAGGGGCCGCAGGTCTTCATCCGCCTGGATGGCGCGTTCGATGGCCTGCAGAAGATCCGCGATACGCCCGTGGTGTCACAAGGGCGCACGTTGAAGCTGTCGGACATTGCCACGGTCAAGCGCGGCTACGAAGACCCCGCAACCTTCACGGTGCGCAACGGCGGGCAACCTGCCTTGCTGATGGGCATCGTCATGCGCGAGGGATGGAACGGCCTGGACCTTGGCAAGGCGTTGGACAAGGAGGTTGGTACCATCAACGCCGAGATGCCGCTTGGGATGAGCCTGACAAAGGTGACGGACCAGTCGGTCAACATCAGCGCTGCCGTCGATGAGTTCATGCTCAAGTTCTTCGCCGCACTGCTGGTGGTCATGCTGGTGAGCTTCGTCAGCATGGGCTGGCGCGCCGGCATGGTAGTCGCCGCCGCTGTGCCGCTGACACTCGCCGTGGTCTTTGTGGTGATGGCTGCGACAGGCAAGAACTTCGATCGCATCACCCTCGGCTCCTTGATCCTGGCGCTGGGCCTTTTGGTGGACGACGCCATCATCGCCATCGAGATGATGGTGGTGAAGATGGAAGAGGGTTACAGCCGCGTCGCCGCCTCCGCTTACGCCTGGAGCCACACCGCGGCGCCCATGCTGTCGGGCACGCTCGTGACGGCTGTCGGCTTCATGCCAAATGGCTTTGCGCGATCCACCGCGGGCGAATACACCAGCAACATGTTCTGGATAGTAGGCATTGCGCTGATTGCGTCCTGGGTTGTTGCAGTGGTGTTTACGCCTTACCTGGGGGTGAAGATGCTGCCCGACTTCAAGAAGGTCGAGGGCGGGCACGATGCGATTTACGATACCCCGCGCTACAACCGCTTCCGTGCACTGCTGGGGCGTGTGATTGCGCGTAAATGGCTGGTCGCGGCTTCGGTTGTCGGGCTCTTCGTCTTCGCCATTTTAGGCATGGCGGTGGTCAAGAAACAGTTCTTTCCGATCTCGGATCGACCCGAAGTGCTGGTCGAGGTGCAGATGCCCTATGGCACTTCGATCAACCAGACCAGCGCCGCCACGGCCAAGCTCGAAACGTGGCTGGCCAAACAGAAGGAAGCCAGGATCGTGACGGCTTACGTTGGCCAGGGTGCGCCGCGCTTTTATCTGGCGATGGGCCCGGAGTTGCCCGATCCGTCGTTCGCCAAGATCGTGATCCGGACCGATAGCCAGGAAGAGCGTGATGCGTTGAAGCAGCGCATGCGCAAGGCCATCGCCAACGGCCTTGCGCCCGAAGCGCGCGTGCGCGTCACTCAACTCGTGTTCGGTCCCTATTCGCCGTTCCCGGTTGCCTATCGGGTGACCGGCCCGGAAGCGGAAACGTTGCGCCGCATCGCGAGCGATGTGCAGCAAGTCATGGACGCGAGCCCAATGATGCGCACGGTCAACACTGACTGGGGGGTACGCGTACCGGCCCTGCACTTCACCTTGCAGCAGGACCGCCTCCAAGCCGTGGGACTGTCGTCCAGCGCAGTCGCACAACAGCTGCAATTCCTGCTCAACGGCATTCCGGTGACGACCGTCCGTGAGGACATCCGTACCGTACAGGTGACTGCGCGCTCGGCCGGCGAGGCCCGACTCGACCCCGCCAGGATTGCGGATTTCACGTTGGCGGGCGCCAACGGGCAACGCATTCCGCTCTCGCAGGTGGGCAAGATTGATGTTCGCATGGAAGAGCCCATCATCCGCCGGCGCGACCGCATGCCGACCATCACGGTACGCGGCGATATTGCCGATGGCCTGCAACCGCCCGACGTATCGACAGCCATCAGCAAGCAGCTTCAACCGATCATCGACAAACTGCCCGGCGGATACCGCATTGAACAAGCAGGCTCCATTGAAGAATCGGGGAAAGCGACGAAAGCCATGCTGCCGCTGTTCCCGATCATGCTGGCGGTAACCCTGCTGATCCTCATCTTTCAGGTGAGGTCGATCCCGGCGATGGTGATGGTGTTCCTGACCAGTCCGCTCGGCCTGATTGGTGTGGTGCCCACGCTGATTCTGTTCGGACAGCCGTTCGGCATCAACGCGCTGGTCGGCCTGATTGCGCTATCGGGCATCCTGATGCGCAACACGCTGATCCTGATCGGCCAGATTCAACACAACAAGGACGAAGGGCTGGACCCGTTCAGGGCCGTCGTGGAAGCCACTGTCCAGCGTGCGCGGCCGGTTATTCTGACGGCGTTGGCCGCCATTCTGGCCTTCATTCCGTTGACCCATTCGGTGTTCTGGGGAGCCTTGGCCTACACGCTCATCGGCGGGACGTTTGCCGGGACGATCTTGACCCTGGTGTTTCTGCCGGCCATGTACTCCATCTGGTTCAGGATTCACCCGAGCAATGCAGCCGATGCGCGGCGCGCTCGACATTCGGCTATGAAGTCCGACGGACAACTGCTACCCGAATAG
- a CDS encoding YoaK family protein: protein MRRFSYLTHRHRTPSSNLALGLLLALNAGAINAGGYIVLQRYTSHMTGFASQVADGVVLSDFELGVASAAALVSFTIGAATTSMLVNFSRRIRARNTYALPLLLEAALLFPFGVLGTATLSWQTPFAAPATVLLLCFIMGLQNAIGSKTSAGTVRTTHMTGNITDVGIELGKMLYWNRREVSKHVSVRADVPRLQRSGGLLLSFILGGMAGAAGFQSIGFVFVTPFACLLFALAWIPARADFVRRGSTEGRHASRS from the coding sequence ATGCGACGCTTTAGCTATCTTACCCACCGGCACCGCACACCTTCCTCCAACCTCGCGCTTGGCCTGCTGCTGGCGCTGAATGCGGGCGCTATTAACGCGGGCGGCTATATCGTTCTGCAACGCTATACGTCGCACATGACCGGCTTTGCTTCCCAGGTTGCAGACGGTGTGGTTCTCAGCGATTTCGAATTGGGGGTCGCTTCCGCGGCAGCGCTTGTCTCGTTCACCATCGGGGCTGCGACGACCTCGATGCTTGTGAATTTCTCCCGCCGCATCCGCGCCCGCAATACCTACGCTTTGCCTCTCTTGTTGGAAGCCGCCCTGCTGTTCCCTTTCGGGGTCCTCGGGACAGCGACTTTAAGCTGGCAAACACCGTTCGCTGCGCCGGCCACTGTCTTGCTGCTCTGCTTCATTATGGGATTGCAGAACGCCATCGGTTCCAAGACGTCGGCCGGAACAGTCCGGACTACGCATATGACCGGCAATATCACCGATGTCGGAATCGAGCTGGGGAAGATGCTTTATTGGAACCGGCGTGAAGTGTCTAAGCACGTCTCGGTACGCGCCGATGTGCCCCGTCTGCAGCGTAGCGGTGGGCTGCTGTTGTCTTTTATTCTCGGTGGCATGGCTGGTGCGGCTGGATTCCAAAGCATTGGCTTTGTTTTCGTAACTCCATTTGCCTGTCTTCTGTTCGCTCTGGCATGGATTCCCGCCAGGGCAGACTTCGTTCGCCGCGGCAGCACCGAGGGTCGGCATGCGAGCCGATCTTGA
- the chrE gene encoding rhodanese family chromate resistance protein ChrE: MPNATYPHALARALTQSNSPYVIDVRRQPAFEASDGMIPESEWRDPEHLAEWITTLDAQRSIVLYCVHGMEVSQNCAALLEAVGFDATYLVGGYAAWVAGAHPTKPKP; the protein is encoded by the coding sequence ATGCCTAATGCCACCTACCCTCACGCCCTCGCTCGGGCGCTTACGCAATCCAACTCGCCATATGTTATCGACGTTCGCCGCCAGCCAGCATTTGAAGCTAGCGACGGCATGATCCCTGAATCGGAGTGGCGGGATCCAGAGCATCTCGCCGAGTGGATTACGACGCTTGACGCCCAACGGTCCATCGTTCTGTACTGCGTCCATGGAATGGAGGTCAGTCAAAACTGCGCCGCCCTACTGGAAGCCGTAGGTTTCGACGCAACATATCTGGTTGGTGGCTATGCCGCCTGGGTTGCCGGCGCGCATCCAACCAAACCCAAACCCTAG
- a CDS encoding DUF3626 domain-containing protein, which translates to MSLALTSAARAWAHIAAISAGKPVDPGWRVTLNFHPDRIFRGRPLLAVLAEDGVYRTQFETGTSNGGLSAYPGGDRWQWESRIFGQAYDTAPASERPRYGALNVGHASAGAAPRFGSAHLRLASGVLSRTTFCHPDSVYEPSHFGVAGRFALVERLAAAVTHGDPLDHYIEAHVHGGVVIERDVEAIVLDPSFRHSDVEALAHALPCRVEWHAGFRAEADLLRRQSEYRGSAVAKLAASLAGAHPLTPVRIGEAARSGQYDPQMLKQVWHCLARFGNSNHR; encoded by the coding sequence ATGTCATTAGCCCTCACCTCCGCCGCCAGGGCATGGGCCCACATTGCCGCAATATCGGCGGGCAAGCCGGTCGATCCGGGTTGGCGTGTAACGCTGAACTTCCACCCCGATCGAATCTTTCGTGGTCGGCCTCTACTGGCAGTGTTGGCGGAAGATGGCGTGTATCGAACTCAGTTCGAAACTGGCACGAGCAATGGGGGGCTGTCCGCCTATCCCGGTGGCGATCGCTGGCAATGGGAAAGCCGAATCTTCGGGCAGGCTTATGACACAGCACCCGCTTCCGAGCGGCCGCGCTATGGCGCGCTGAATGTAGGCCATGCATCCGCTGGCGCGGCGCCCCGCTTTGGGTCGGCGCATTTACGGCTTGCATCCGGCGTGCTGTCTCGTACGACGTTTTGCCACCCGGACAGCGTCTACGAGCCGAGTCATTTTGGCGTGGCCGGCCGTTTCGCCCTTGTCGAACGTCTGGCTGCTGCGGTTACTCATGGCGACCCGCTTGACCATTACATTGAGGCCCATGTTCATGGTGGCGTGGTGATTGAGCGCGACGTGGAGGCTATCGTGCTTGACCCATCGTTCCGGCATAGCGACGTCGAGGCGCTTGCTCATGCATTGCCCTGTCGTGTCGAATGGCACGCCGGGTTTCGCGCAGAAGCGGATCTGCTGCGCCGACAGTCCGAGTACCGTGGGTCGGCTGTCGCAAAACTAGCTGCGTCCCTGGCCGGCGCACACCCACTCACGCCGGTACGGATTGGCGAGGCCGCGCGCAGCGGCCAGTATGATCCTCAGATGCTTAAGCAGGTGTGGCACTGCCTGGCCCGTTTCGGCAACAGCAATCACCGCTAA